The window CGCCTTCGCGGCCTCCGCCTCCAGGTACGCCAGCCACTCCTCGCAGAGGGCCTTCACCCCCGCCGCGTCCTTCTCCGCCTCGCGCGCCTGCACGCGCACCTCGTACAGGCCGGAGCGGTCATCCGCCGCCATGTCGATGGCCGGCGGGGCCAGGGCCTCGGCCACCTTCGCCTCCGTGGCGCCGCGCAGCTCCTTCGCCGCCGCATGGTCCGCCGGCAGCGCCAGCGCGCAGGACAGGCCCATCAGCGCGCCGTTGGCCCAGGACAGCGAGCGCGGCGTCCTCGGCAGCTCCTCCAGCGCCTTGCGCGCGCACGCCTCGTACTGCTTCGCGCCGTACATGGCCGTCAGCAGCGACTCCACCGCGCGGCCCCGGCGGGACCAGTCCGCGGGCGCCTCCACCAGGGCCTCCGCCAGCGCCTCGGCGGCCGCCACCGACTGGCCCTCTCCGTAGAGCGCATCGCCGCGCGCCAACAGGGCCTCGGCGCCGGTGACGCCTCCTTTATATGCGCGCTCGCCGTCCTCGAAGAGCTTCTCCAGCTGGGCCACCGTGGCGCTGCCGGCGAAGCGCAGCAGGGCCTTCTCCTGGCGCGGGTCGATGACGTACAGCGTGGGCCAGAACTCCACCGGATACTTCTCCTGGAACGCCGCGTTCGACGTCAGGTCGGTGTTCACCTCCAGCCACACGAAGCGGCCCGCATGCCGGGCCAGCGCCTTGTCGGACAGGACGTAGGCCTTCATGGAGCGACAGGTGTGGCACCACGGCGCCCACACGTCGACGAAGAGGGGCAGCCCCTT of the Pyxidicoccus xibeiensis genome contains:
- a CDS encoding thioredoxin family protein is translated as MRIPAACLLLLGLVACTAASTNAPSDEVHAGAPLPFIEDDYARALAEAKAKGLPLFVDVWAPWCHTCRSMKAYVLSDKALARHAGRFVWLEVNTDLTSNAAFQEKYPVEFWPTLYVIDPRQEKALLRFAGSATVAQLEKLFEDGERAYKGGVTGAEALLARGDALYGEGQSVAAAEALAEALVEAPADWSRRGRAVESLLTAMYGAKQYEACARKALEELPRTPRSLSWANGALMGLSCALALPADHAAAKELRGATEAKVAEALAPPAIDMAADDRSGLYEVRVQAREAEKDAAGVKALCEEWLAYLEAEAAKAPNADARTVFDSHRMLAAMKLGAPERVIPALEQSEKDLPQDYNPPARLATLYKLQGRLDDALAASDRALARVQGSRRLTVLSNRADLHVARKDTVAAVKTVEEALAFAKTLPASQVSPRAVAGLEKKLAGLQAEAAPK